Proteins encoded in a region of the Triticum dicoccoides isolate Atlit2015 ecotype Zavitan chromosome 3A, WEW_v2.0, whole genome shotgun sequence genome:
- the LOC119268332 gene encoding uncharacterized protein LOC119268332 — protein sequence MAAGGSGGGVDIGADSERRLKKAMDKLYHFPKPKPSPSPGSKPSSSFTPSSWRAGKAADAGRRFGVVRGSRLPPQMAAMSAMSPPPPCRPWDRRDLVRRLSSFKAMTWFAKPKVVSPVNCARRGWTNVEPDIITCEACGARLLFSSPSSWTPQQVEKAASVFSLKLDTGHKLLCPWIDNICDESLALFPPTPPPVLVENYYECFSSLLRLSSLPRISPSSLDIMRKWSPQLEQFLLEPFSSSVVLKGGFMLTEDSTIRDLDGTFQDAGIYYQALKIISLCGWEPRLLHYAVDCATKSHSDASSTSIFAQPEKMNNTLEDRVVIYSHKEVDGSPAIPDANQGDQHYDPSSVVLDCQFCGACVALWRFSLVERPLQLFKLVSDSNTQDEQSNGHANLVSGVEPSKSANVGFNFTIAGGPPPTRQSFRPRVSFPVVSRHLKADLNSRGKSFSSGSDREIVSVALHASGPMKRKRSMDKLHTLEGINTISNDVDTSAKGAHRDHGGDNSEKQIANLGVNTDQIQGCSPSDTTEDINMEEVVNGEPESGVATSRSMTSTNLKLDQHGIDPKFSPVEDTREEPTNDRNSIQTHTNMSKPAEVGTITKSSTNMEKGVEPSGKKQGLYDQMNEFDPIKQHRTFCPWISPDNSDALPGWRLTLLALLAHDKRVDGDSQLETKLRLLNEEEDPVTSVRKLFMTPPSKKPRIHQAEKS from the exons ATGgccgccggcggcagcggcggtggcgtaGACATCGGGGCTGATTCCGAGCGGCGCCTCAAGAAGGCCATGGACAAGCTCTACCACTTCCCCAAGCCCAAGCCTAGCCCCAGCCCCGGCTCCAAACCCTCCTCCTCGTTCACTCCCAG CTCGTGGAGGGCGGGGAAGGCGGCGGATGCCGGGAGGAGGTTCGGGGTTGTGCGGGGGTCGCGGCTCCCGCCGCAGATGGCCGCCATGTCAGCGATGTCTCCGCCTCCGCCATGCCGCCCCTGGGACCGCCGTGACCTTGTGCGGCGGCTCTCCTCATTCAAGGCCATGACCTGGTTCGCGAAGCCCAAG GTTGTTAGTCCTGTTAACTGTGCTAGGAGAGGGTGGACTAATGTTGAACCGGACATTATAACGTGTGAGGCATGTGGGGCACGTCTCCTCTTTTCCTCTCCTTCCTCGTGGACACCACAGCAAG TTGAAAAGGCTGCTTCTGTTTTCAGCTTGAAACTGGACACTGGACACAAACTACTCTGTCCATGGATCGACAACATATGTGATGAATCACTTGCCTTATTTCCACCCACACCTCCTCCTGTTTTAGTTGAGAACTACTATGAGTGCTTCTCGTCTCTGCTGAGGCTTTCATCACTTCCAAGAATTTCCCCCTCTTCTCTGGATATCATGAGGAAGTGGAGTCCACAACTAGAACAGTTCCTATTGGAGCCGTTCTCTTCATCAGTTGTCCTTAAAGGGGGATTTATGCTTACTGAAGACTCAACTATTAGGGATCTAGATGGCACTTTTCAAGATGCTGGCATATATTATCAG GCACTCAAGATAATAAGCTTATGTGGATGGGAACCACGCCTACTTCATTATGCTGTTGATTGTGCAACCAAATCTCACTCAGATGCAAGCTCTACCTCCATATTTGCCCAACCAGAGAAAATGAACAACACACTGGAAGATCGGGTCGTAATTTACTCACACAAGGAAGTTGATGGTTCTCCAGCAATTCCAGATGCTAATCAAGGAGATCAACATTATGATCCATCATCCGTTGTTTTAGATTGTCAGTTTTGTGGAGCCTGTGTTGCCTTGTGGCGTTTTTCCCTTGTAGAACGACCTCTTCAACTTTTTAAGCTCGTATCAGATTCGAATACACAAGATGAGCAAAGTAATGGACATGCTAACCTAGTCAGTGGAGTAGAACCTTCAAAGTCTGCAAATGTTGGTTTTAATTTTACCATTGCTGGTGGTCCTCCGCCGACTAGACAGAGTTTTCGACCAAGAGTTTCATTTCCTGTTGTCAGTCGACACTTGAAAGCTGACTTGAACTCCCGTGGAAAATCATTTTCATCCGGAAGTGATAGAGAGATTGTTTCTGTTGCTTTGCATGCTTCAGGGCCCATGAAGCGCAAACGAAGCATGGATAAGCTTCATACATTGGAAGGCATTAACACAATCTCCAATGATGTTGATACATCGGCCAAAGGGGCACATCGCGATCATGGAGGTGATAATTCTGAAAAGCAGATTGCAAACTTGGGAGTAAACACTGATCAAATTCAAGGGTGTTCACCTTCAGATACAACTGAGGATATTAATATGGAAGAAGTTGTCAATGGAGAACCAGAATCAGGTGTTGCCACAAGCAGAAGTATGACGAGCACGAACTTGAAACTTGATCAACACGGAATAGATCCCAAGTTTTCACCTGTTGAGGATACAAGAGAAGAACCTACTAATGATCGGAACTCTATACAGACACATACAAACATGTCCAAGCCAGCTGAGGTTGGCACAATCACAAAATCGTCCACCAACATGGAAAAAGGTGTAGAGCCATCAG GGAAAAAACAAGGCCTGTATGACCAAATGAATGAGTTTGATCCTATCAAGCAGCACCGGACATTCTGCCCTTGGATATCCCCTGATAACAGTGATGCCTTGCCTGGATGGAGGCTGACTCTTTTGGCGTTACTTGCTCATGATAAAAGAGTTGATGGAGATTCACAATTGGAGACTAAGCTCAGGCTTCTCAATGAG GAGGAGGATCCGGTTACATCTGTTAGAAAGCTTTTCATGACACCGCCTTCCAAGAAGCCGAGGATACATCAAGCAGAGAAGAGCTGA